A single region of the Deinococcus ruber genome encodes:
- a CDS encoding NAD(P)-binding domain-containing protein — protein MTGSDVPRPSKSSEGTPDTELLIIGAGPFGLALAAYSQHLGIPHRVVGRPMEFWHSNMPEGMYLRSACDWHLDPTGHATIERFLSERGQTSADVEPLSRAFYLAYTEWFRQQQKIDPLPMYVQQLDSVQPDDPDAHLFRATLEDGQSITARNVVLAVGFKYFKYEPQALLERLPAGRFSHTCDLVDFNSLAGKRVLILGGRQSAFEWAALLHEAGASAVHVSHRHDSPAFAAADWSWVEPLVEAMVDDPAWFRRLSLQEQQEVSHRLWAEGRLKVEPWLEPRVRRDSVHLWPRTELAASEELKDGTLRVTFHSGESVEIDHIVLATGYRVRLEQVPLLAAGNLLPQLLTHDGFPVLDEHFQTSVPGLYITSLAAGQAFGPFFGFTISVRTSARLIGQAVSDALKVHLQPTHSQEGAL, from the coding sequence ATGACGGGTAGTGACGTTCCAAGGCCATCCAAAAGCTCGGAGGGAACGCCGGATACCGAGCTGCTGATCATCGGAGCCGGTCCATTCGGGCTGGCGCTGGCGGCCTACAGTCAGCATCTGGGCATCCCACACCGCGTCGTCGGCCGGCCAATGGAGTTCTGGCACAGCAATATGCCGGAAGGGATGTACCTGCGCTCGGCCTGCGACTGGCATCTCGACCCCACCGGCCACGCCACCATCGAACGGTTCCTGAGCGAGCGTGGCCAAACGTCAGCCGACGTCGAACCGCTGTCCCGGGCATTCTATTTGGCCTACACCGAGTGGTTTCGGCAGCAACAGAAGATCGACCCGCTGCCCATGTATGTCCAGCAGCTCGACAGCGTACAGCCGGACGATCCGGACGCTCATCTGTTCCGCGCCACGCTGGAGGACGGTCAGAGCATCACCGCGCGAAACGTGGTGCTGGCGGTCGGCTTCAAGTATTTCAAGTATGAGCCACAGGCCCTCCTGGAGCGCCTGCCAGCCGGCCGCTTCTCACACACCTGCGATCTGGTGGACTTCAACAGCCTGGCCGGAAAACGGGTGCTGATCCTGGGTGGACGGCAGAGCGCCTTTGAGTGGGCAGCGCTACTGCACGAGGCTGGGGCGAGCGCCGTGCATGTTTCCCACCGGCATGACAGCCCGGCCTTTGCTGCCGCCGATTGGTCGTGGGTGGAACCGCTGGTCGAGGCAATGGTGGACGACCCCGCCTGGTTCCGGAGGTTGTCGCTGCAGGAGCAACAGGAGGTGTCTCACCGCCTGTGGGCAGAGGGTCGCCTCAAAGTCGAACCCTGGCTGGAACCACGGGTGCGGCGTGATAGCGTTCACCTGTGGCCCAGAACGGAGCTGGCCGCCAGTGAGGAACTGAAGGACGGTACGTTGCGGGTCACGTTTCACAGCGGTGAATCTGTGGAGATTGATCACATCGTGCTCGCGACGGGCTACCGAGTTCGGCTGGAGCAGGTGCCGTTGTTGGCGGCTGGCAATCTGCTACCTCAGCTCCTGACGCACGACGGATTTCCTGTTCTGGACGAGCACTTCCAGACGTCAGTGCCCGGCCTGTACATCACCAGTCTGGCAGCTGGGCAGGCGTTCGGGCCGTTTTTTGGCTTCACCATTTCGGTCCGCACGTCGGCCCGGCTGATCGGTCAGGCTGTCTCCGACGCGCTCAAGGTCCATCTTCAGCCGACTCATTCCCAGGAAGGCGCTCTGTGA
- a CDS encoding DUF1440 domain-containing protein, which yields MTNRRPPNLLKGALAGAVSGIVAAYLKSLAEPPLQTLTESIWPPTPAQKELVGADPKGHQDNMPPAVMVEAAAEKLEDTTLSKKQKLAYQQVIHYSLGAGLGAVYGALAEVQPGVTRGLGVPAGAVMYTLTHGTAVPATGFQRWPWELPTAAVAWESGSHLVYGAGLELGRRALRRLLG from the coding sequence ATGACCAACAGAAGGCCGCCGAATCTGCTGAAGGGTGCCCTCGCCGGAGCTGTCTCTGGGATCGTCGCCGCGTACCTCAAATCGCTGGCCGAACCGCCGCTGCAAACGCTGACCGAGAGCATCTGGCCCCCGACACCTGCCCAGAAGGAGCTGGTGGGAGCCGATCCCAAAGGGCATCAGGACAACATGCCGCCTGCCGTGATGGTCGAGGCCGCTGCAGAGAAACTGGAAGACACCACGCTCAGCAAGAAGCAGAAACTGGCGTACCAGCAGGTCATCCACTACAGCCTGGGGGCAGGGCTGGGCGCGGTCTACGGCGCGTTGGCCGAGGTGCAGCCGGGCGTGACGCGTGGGTTGGGAGTGCCAGCTGGGGCGGTCATGTACACCCTGACACACGGGACGGCAGTGCCCGCCACCGGCTTCCAGCGCTGGCCCTGGGAATTGCCGACGGCGGCAGTTGCCTGGGAGAGTGGCTCGCATCTGGTCTATGGCGCAGGTCTGGAACTGGGAAGAAGAGCACTGCGGCGGCTCCTGGGTTAA
- a CDS encoding gluconate 2-dehydrogenase subunit 3 family protein has product MDDPASKSSALELAPLLSSPLLTPATRHALQDRLEQGASGFVAFSPKEGEVLEAVSVLLVPHDPLLLPLARRIDARLWRGEADGWRYDSQPPDGEAYRALLASLPTDFLTLKEPEQTAALRSAQHAHPRGFEDLLAELTESYYADPRSQVGIAFVGFADARGWQETGLDAPDPNEEAAWRALGRHQP; this is encoded by the coding sequence ATGGATGACCCGGCTTCCAAAAGCTCCGCCCTTGAGCTGGCCCCGCTGCTGTCCAGCCCGCTCCTGACGCCCGCGACGCGACACGCCCTTCAAGACAGGCTTGAACAGGGGGCGAGCGGATTTGTCGCCTTCAGTCCGAAAGAAGGTGAAGTGCTGGAGGCGGTGAGTGTGCTGCTGGTGCCACACGACCCGCTCCTGCTGCCGTTGGCCCGGCGCATTGACGCCCGGCTTTGGCGGGGCGAGGCCGACGGCTGGCGCTACGATTCGCAGCCACCCGACGGCGAGGCGTACCGAGCGCTTCTCGCCAGCTTGCCCACCGACTTCCTGACCCTGAAGGAACCGGAGCAGACAGCCGCCCTACGGAGCGCTCAGCACGCCCACCCACGCGGCTTTGAAGACCTGCTGGCAGAACTCACTGAAAGCTACTACGCCGACCCGCGCTCGCAGGTGGGCATCGCCTTCGTGGGCTTTGCCGACGCGCGGGGCTGGCAGGAAACCGGGCTGGATGCGCCCGATCCCAACGAAGAGGCCGCGTGGAGAGCACTCGGACGCCATCAGCCGTGA
- a CDS encoding GMC family oxidoreductase — MESTRTPSAVSADVVVIGSGAGGAPLSARLARAGLKVTVLEAGLRHPPSSVATDEVAQAGLFWMDERLSAGRDPVAFGRNNSGCGVGGSTLHYTAYTPRAQPDDLRLHSEFGRGVDWPLDFGELERYYDEIEGFLGVSGPAEYPWGPPRRVPYPHPPLPLNGAAELMQRGCEALGLRTSAAANAALSRPQMQEGYGVRHACTHRGFCQAGCATGAKATMDITYLALAEAHGAQLLDGSYVTGLRRSGSRLTGVEYVRGGKEHVLTAGTVVLSAGAIETPRLLLEQGLANRSGQVGRNFMAHTGIQIWGQFAEAVRPNRGIPGSLISEDMHRVDGLVGGYLIQSIGVMPVTYATQFVRGTGTWGHALHEHMRGYNHVAGINILGECLPSEQNFLELSTEQDGRGRPKPRIHFSAGDNERRMTEHAEALMRRIWAAAGAQKVWAFPRAAHTIGTARMGHDPAASVVDPWGRAHDIRNLWISDNSTFPSALAANPALTIMALSLRTADHMLEQGAV, encoded by the coding sequence GTGGAGAGCACTCGGACGCCATCAGCCGTGAGCGCCGATGTGGTGGTGATCGGCAGCGGAGCCGGAGGAGCGCCGCTGAGCGCACGCCTGGCCCGGGCTGGGCTGAAGGTCACGGTGCTGGAAGCGGGCCTGCGGCATCCGCCTTCCAGCGTCGCCACCGACGAAGTCGCGCAGGCGGGCCTGTTCTGGATGGACGAGCGGCTGTCGGCGGGGCGTGATCCGGTGGCCTTCGGACGCAACAACAGCGGGTGCGGCGTGGGAGGCTCGACGCTGCATTACACCGCCTATACGCCGCGCGCCCAGCCCGACGACCTGCGGCTGCACAGCGAATTCGGACGCGGCGTGGACTGGCCGCTGGACTTCGGCGAGTTGGAACGCTACTACGACGAAATCGAGGGCTTTCTGGGCGTCTCCGGTCCCGCCGAGTATCCGTGGGGGCCGCCGCGCCGCGTGCCCTACCCGCATCCGCCGTTGCCGCTGAACGGGGCCGCCGAGCTGATGCAGCGCGGCTGCGAGGCGCTGGGCCTGCGAACCAGCGCTGCCGCCAACGCTGCGCTCAGCCGCCCGCAGATGCAGGAAGGGTATGGTGTGCGCCACGCCTGCACCCACAGGGGTTTCTGTCAGGCAGGCTGCGCGACCGGGGCAAAGGCCACCATGGACATCACCTACCTGGCGCTGGCCGAAGCTCACGGGGCGCAGCTGCTGGACGGCAGTTACGTGACCGGCCTGCGCCGCAGCGGCTCCCGTCTGACCGGCGTGGAGTACGTGCGCGGCGGGAAAGAGCACGTCCTGACGGCAGGGACGGTGGTGCTGAGCGCCGGGGCCATCGAGACGCCCAGACTGCTGCTGGAGCAGGGGCTGGCGAACCGCAGCGGGCAGGTAGGGCGCAATTTCATGGCGCATACCGGCATACAGATATGGGGCCAGTTCGCCGAAGCGGTGCGGCCCAACCGGGGGATTCCCGGCTCGCTCATCAGCGAGGACATGCACCGCGTGGACGGACTGGTGGGCGGCTACCTCATCCAGAGCATCGGGGTGATGCCCGTGACCTACGCCACACAGTTCGTGCGCGGCACCGGCACCTGGGGACACGCACTGCACGAGCATATGCGCGGATACAACCATGTCGCGGGCATCAATATTTTAGGAGAATGCCTGCCGTCCGAGCAGAATTTTCTGGAACTGTCAACTGAGCAAGACGGGCGCGGGCGGCCCAAACCGCGCATCCACTTCAGTGCGGGCGACAACGAGCGGCGCATGACCGAGCACGCCGAGGCCCTCATGCGGCGCATCTGGGCAGCGGCAGGTGCGCAGAAGGTCTGGGCCTTTCCGCGTGCTGCCCATACCATCGGCACCGCCCGCATGGGGCACGATCCAGCGGCGAGCGTCGTCGATCCCTGGGGCAGAGCACACGACATACGCAACCTGTGGATCAGCGACAATTCCACCTTCCCGAGCGCGCTCGCGGCCAACCCGGCGCTCACCATCATGGCGCTCAGTCTGCGAACCGCCGACCACATGCTGGAGCAGGGGGCGGTGTGA
- a CDS encoding alpha/beta fold hydrolase — protein MKPVPVLLHGFGTSRRLWRAVLPLLEPGALAFDLPGFNDAAEDGRVTVDGMADAVLEGIRAAQLQRFVLIGHSMGGKVAAVVASRRPLGLGGLMLIAPSPPSPEPMTARQRADLKALCGDAEGLREHYRQITRRPLTEATLSELIQDGLRASRVAWNAWPDSGSRENRSDDALRIDVPVSILTSPDDPVITPDVVAGQLQPLFPHARFQGSKGSGHLLPLEVPAKVATALSNFLEELAAD, from the coding sequence GTGAAGCCGGTTCCAGTGCTGCTGCACGGCTTCGGCACCTCGCGGCGGCTGTGGAGGGCAGTGCTGCCGCTGCTGGAACCCGGCGCGCTGGCGTTCGATCTGCCCGGCTTCAACGACGCAGCAGAAGATGGGCGCGTCACGGTGGACGGCATGGCCGATGCCGTGCTGGAGGGCATACGGGCAGCGCAGCTGCAACGTTTCGTGCTGATCGGACATTCGATGGGCGGCAAGGTAGCGGCGGTGGTGGCGAGCCGCAGACCTCTGGGGCTGGGCGGGCTGATGCTCATCGCCCCGTCGCCGCCGTCACCGGAACCGATGACGGCGCGACAGCGGGCCGACCTGAAGGCACTGTGCGGCGACGCGGAAGGGCTGCGCGAGCATTATCGCCAGATCACCCGTCGGCCCCTGACCGAAGCCACGTTGTCCGAGCTGATTCAGGACGGACTGCGGGCCAGCCGCGTCGCCTGGAACGCGTGGCCAGACAGCGGCAGCCGCGAGAATCGCAGCGACGATGCCCTGCGAATCGATGTTCCTGTCAGCATCCTGACCTCTCCCGACGATCCGGTCATCACGCCGGACGTCGTCGCAGGCCAGCTCCAGCCTCTCTTTCCACACGCTCGCTTCCAGGGCTCGAAGGGAAGCGGGCATCTGCTCCCTCTGGAAGTTCCGGCAAAGGTGGCGACGGCGCTTTCAAATTTTCTGGAGGAACTGGCAGCGGATTGA
- a CDS encoding transposase, protein MLALHDAGLPVTVLNPRQVRHFSRALGQHARTDTIDAVLLAKFAQTLQLQAQVPGDASQRALEALLARRRQVVELLTMERNRLHSSHDAYVQRDLQEVITYLAGRRAQLDQALQDAVQHDSNFQTTYTVLTSTPGVGPVVALTLSAQLPELGSLSRQKVANLVGVAPLNWDSGKSRGHRRIWGGRAEVRQVLYMAAVTAVR, encoded by the coding sequence ATGTTGGCGCTGCATGACGCGGGGTTGCCGGTGACGGTGTTGAATCCACGGCAGGTACGCCATTTTTCCCGTGCGCTGGGTCAGCATGCGAGAACGGATACGATTGATGCAGTCCTGCTGGCCAAGTTTGCTCAAACCCTCCAACTGCAAGCCCAGGTGCCTGGTGATGCATCACAACGCGCGCTGGAGGCACTCCTCGCCCGTCGGCGTCAGGTAGTCGAACTCCTGACCATGGAGCGCAACCGCCTGCACAGCAGCCACGATGCCTACGTGCAACGTGATCTCCAAGAGGTGATCACCTATCTGGCAGGGCGCCGAGCACAGCTGGATCAGGCCCTCCAGGACGCGGTGCAGCACGATTCGAACTTCCAGACCACCTACACCGTCTTGACATCCACACCTGGCGTCGGGCCGGTCGTGGCGTTGACATTGAGTGCCCAACTCCCGGAGTTGGGCTCCCTCTCCCGGCAGAAGGTTGCCAACTTAGTCGGGGTGGCCCCACTCAATTGGGACAGTGGCAAATCTCGTGGTCACCGCAGGATCTGGGGTGGACGTGCAGAGGTGCGCCAGGTGCTGTACATGGCCGCAGTCACAGCGGTGCGCTGA
- a CDS encoding SMI1/KNR4 family protein, whose translation MSARQVDELQSQLGVQLPEWYTSFLFNAPVAMTTTRNGLGPSAQVPANGGLLLNPEQIVRLNRDLWADRETPWMADGSSWPPHVLVIGEDGGGNFAAIDLLASDGRIWWYDHDALEGSLVEIAPNIQVYAEQVIAQFQQNFQLELQKREMNRMRLERKRRARTVDP comes from the coding sequence GTGAGCGCCCGCCAAGTCGACGAACTCCAATCTCAGCTCGGCGTCCAACTTCCTGAGTGGTACACGAGCTTCCTGTTCAATGCGCCCGTTGCGATGACCACGACGCGAAACGGTCTTGGTCCATCCGCCCAAGTGCCAGCCAATGGAGGTCTTCTCTTGAATCCGGAGCAGATCGTTCGCCTGAATCGAGACCTTTGGGCAGATCGTGAGACACCCTGGATGGCAGATGGGAGTTCCTGGCCTCCGCACGTTTTGGTCATTGGTGAGGATGGTGGTGGGAACTTCGCCGCCATTGATTTGCTGGCCAGCGATGGGCGCATCTGGTGGTATGACCATGATGCCCTTGAAGGAAGTCTGGTCGAAATCGCGCCGAACATTCAGGTCTACGCGGAGCAGGTCATCGCTCAGTTCCAGCAGAACTTCCAACTGGAACTGCAGAAGAGGGAGATGAACCGAATGCGTTTAGAACGGAAACGTCGTGCTCGTACGGTCGACCCATGA
- a CDS encoding glycoside hydrolase family 16 protein produces MTARNGWPGYVLTFEDDFSAPDLNRDHWLPYYLPQWASRAASAACYTLPGEGLHLQITRDQLPWNPTFDGMLRVSSLQTGCFAGPVGSAAGQHRFHPALRVTEPQPETWLYTPQYGLFEVALRVDLPPGYLGAFWMIGLERDPAQSGEICVCEVFGHERDPDAFRVHFGVKAIHDPALTLDMQTVRIPGSPADLHVYSAEWTPEGVTFRVDSEVVGRVPQSPAYPMQFMLNIYELPQLLPGNERRGPCPKTLEVAWVRGWQSDTQEGPPLT; encoded by the coding sequence TTGACTGCCAGGAACGGATGGCCCGGGTACGTGCTGACCTTCGAGGATGACTTCAGTGCGCCCGACCTGAACCGCGACCACTGGCTCCCGTACTACCTGCCGCAGTGGGCCAGCCGCGCGGCGTCTGCGGCGTGCTACACACTGCCGGGCGAGGGCCTTCACCTCCAGATCACCCGCGATCAACTGCCGTGGAACCCCACTTTCGACGGCATGCTGCGCGTGTCCAGCCTCCAGACCGGGTGCTTCGCCGGGCCAGTGGGAAGCGCTGCCGGGCAGCACCGCTTCCACCCAGCCCTGCGCGTCACCGAACCTCAACCCGAGACGTGGCTGTACACTCCGCAGTACGGCCTGTTCGAGGTCGCCCTGCGTGTCGATCTGCCTCCCGGATACCTGGGGGCATTCTGGATGATTGGCTTGGAACGCGATCCCGCGCAGTCGGGTGAGATCTGCGTGTGCGAGGTGTTCGGCCATGAACGCGACCCGGACGCCTTTCGCGTGCATTTCGGAGTGAAAGCCATCCATGACCCGGCCCTGACGCTGGACATGCAGACGGTGCGGATTCCCGGCAGTCCCGCCGACCTGCACGTGTACAGCGCGGAGTGGACGCCCGAAGGCGTCACGTTCCGTGTGGACAGTGAGGTGGTGGGCCGCGTGCCGCAGTCGCCCGCGTATCCCATGCAGTTCATGCTGAATATCTACGAACTTCCACAGCTGCTGCCTGGCAATGAGCGACGTGGCCCGTGCCCGAAGACGTTGGAGGTCGCCTGGGTGCGCGGCTGGCAGTCGGACACTCAGGAAGGTCCACCGTTGACCTGA
- a CDS encoding tyrosine-type recombinase/integrase, with product MTLVPYQGDLLAITREWTALHDDELRRRAVKAAGEKDIPALLSLTTAYLAHQGGSGVLTSPKTVRAYQLGARQFVEYATAHAISLLRPGRHDAQTYINHLLAAGRAPAGVQLKVAAAGCLYRALRWAGATDADPFRDVKIPKDPTSGLIKRPPYAEDEIADVLDHADVQAKFLLFLLAHAGLRISEALSLEWSDLDERTRRIHVRQGKGRKDRRIAMSTSLARATRQYRALYAPGGTEHTDGKRRTESSHVFRYSNYTTARFHLRKAFTAAGVAFRGFHPGRKYAGTRLLQQIKDFGRVAAHLGHASVDTTRKGYAQLAADDLKDDLAGW from the coding sequence CCGCGCCGTCAAAGCCGCTGGAGAAAAAGACATCCCCGCGCTGCTGTCGCTCACCACCGCCTACCTTGCCCATCAGGGCGGCAGCGGCGTGTTGACCAGTCCCAAAACCGTGCGCGCCTACCAACTCGGCGCCCGGCAGTTCGTCGAGTACGCCACCGCCCACGCCATCAGCCTGCTGCGTCCCGGACGACACGACGCCCAGACCTACATCAACCACCTGCTCGCCGCCGGTCGCGCGCCCGCTGGGGTGCAGCTCAAGGTGGCGGCGGCCGGCTGCCTGTACCGCGCGTTGCGCTGGGCGGGTGCGACGGACGCTGATCCCTTCCGTGACGTGAAGATTCCCAAAGACCCCACTTCGGGGCTGATCAAGCGTCCTCCGTACGCTGAAGACGAGATTGCGGACGTGCTCGACCATGCCGACGTGCAGGCCAAATTCCTCCTCTTCCTCCTGGCCCACGCAGGTCTGCGCATCAGTGAGGCGCTCAGTCTGGAATGGAGTGACCTCGACGAACGCACCCGGCGCATCCACGTACGTCAGGGCAAGGGCCGCAAGGATCGCCGCATCGCCATGAGCACCAGTCTCGCCCGCGCCACCCGGCAGTACCGCGCTCTGTACGCGCCAGGTGGAACGGAACATACCGATGGCAAACGCCGCACCGAGAGCAGCCATGTCTTCCGCTACAGCAATTACACCACCGCGCGGTTCCACCTCCGAAAAGCCTTCACCGCTGCGGGTGTCGCGTTCCGGGGGTTTCACCCTGGCCGCAAGTACGCAGGCACCCGGCTGCTGCAGCAGATCAAAGATTTCGGACGGGTGGCCGCGCATCTGGGGCATGCTTCAGTGGACACGACCCGGAAAGGCTACGCTCAGCTTGCCGCAGACGACCTCAAAGACGACCTCGCGGGTTGGTAA